The following coding sequences are from one Salvelinus namaycush isolate Seneca chromosome 23, SaNama_1.0, whole genome shotgun sequence window:
- the LOC120018117 gene encoding uncharacterized protein LOC120018117 has protein sequence MEGSRISLHLLFFLLIGQASHTSITQPQTTNAIYPTDIYPTDITSITKEENDTSSSPTEATTGCLIKPQLGFIVVTCAGGLVLFLLVSTVVLASQVCSLRRQARAPRPAHSNVDLVSGAGYWDTEHSEGGIVGPCDTSVMLEEVRVDGEEDEEQGEEEEEEREEEQAEGVRGQTGDAGTTGEMAMQMQSSSSRDLCLEIPQDLENMPLVV, from the coding sequence ATGGAAGGCTCCAgaatctctctccatcttctcttcTTCCTTCTGATTGGACAAGCTTCACACACCAGCATTACTCAGCCTCAGACCACTAATGCCATATATCCAACTGACATATATCCAACTGACATAACCTCCATTACCAAAGAGGAAAACGACACCTCCAGCTCTCCCACAGAGGCCACCACGGGCTGCCTCATCAAGCCCCAGTTGGGCTTTATAGTGGTGACCTGCGCCGGGGGCCTGGTCCTGTTTCTGCTCGTCTCTACTGTGGTCCTGGCCTCCCAGGTGTGCAGTCTTAGGCGCCAGGCCCGTGCCCCTCGCCCCGCCCACAGTAACGTGGACCTGGTGAGTGGCGCGGGCTACTGGGACACGGAGCACTCTGAGGGGGGCATAGTGGGGCCCTGCGATACCAGTGTCATGTTGGAGGAGGTACGTGTGGATGGAGAAGAGGATGAAGAgcagggggaagaagaggaggaggaaagggaggaggagcAGGCAGAAGGGGTCAGGGGCCAAACGGGGGATGCGGGAACAACTGGCGAAATGGCCATGCAGATGCAGAGTTCCAGCTCCAGGGATTTGTGTCTGGAAATCCCCCAGGATCTAGAGAACATGCCCCTAGTGGTGTGA